One segment of Oscillospiraceae bacterium MB08-C2-2 DNA contains the following:
- the tsf gene encoding translation elongation factor Ts, whose translation MAFTAKDVQALREKTGVGMMDCKKALTEAGGDMEKAVELLREKGLAAAAKKSGRIAAEGIVVSIVDDAKKVGVVLEVNSETDFVAKNADFVAFVEAVAHVIIDQNPADVDTLMALELPGTGNTVTAALQEKILVIGENLKVRRFARLEGVLGSYVHGGGAIGVMAKFETTDAVAANEGFKPYAKDICMQIAAASPLYLNKVDVPQENLDKEKEILTAQAINEGKPANIAEKMVVGRIAKYYKEVCLVEQAFVKNGDLSITQYTEQVGKELGGDIKILEFVRFEKGEGLEKREDDFAAEVAGMNK comes from the coding sequence ATGGCATTTACTGCAAAAGATGTACAGGCCCTGAGAGAGAAAACCGGCGTTGGCATGATGGACTGCAAAAAGGCCCTCACCGAAGCTGGCGGCGATATGGAAAAAGCAGTGGAGCTGCTGCGTGAAAAGGGCTTGGCTGCTGCTGCCAAGAAATCCGGCCGCATTGCTGCCGAAGGTATTGTTGTTTCCATCGTGGATGATGCCAAAAAGGTTGGCGTGGTTCTGGAGGTTAACTCCGAGACCGATTTTGTTGCCAAGAATGCTGATTTCGTAGCCTTTGTTGAGGCTGTTGCCCATGTGATTATCGATCAGAACCCTGCTGATGTTGACACTCTGATGGCTCTGGAACTTCCCGGCACCGGCAACACCGTTACCGCTGCTTTGCAGGAGAAGATTCTGGTTATCGGCGAGAACCTGAAGGTTCGCCGTTTTGCCCGTCTGGAAGGCGTTCTGGGCAGCTATGTTCATGGCGGCGGCGCCATCGGCGTTATGGCTAAGTTTGAGACCACCGATGCAGTTGCTGCAAACGAAGGCTTCAAGCCCTATGCCAAGGATATCTGCATGCAGATTGCGGCTGCCAGCCCTCTGTATTTGAATAAGGTCGATGTTCCTCAGGAGAATCTGGACAAGGAGAAGGAAATTCTCACTGCTCAGGCTATCAACGAGGGCAAGCCTGCTAACATCGCTGAAAAAATGGTTGTGGGCCGTATTGCCAAGTACTATAAGGAGGTTTGCCTTGTAGAGCAGGCTTTTGTAAAGAACGGCGATCTTTCCATCACCCAGTATACCGAGCAGGTTGGCAAGGAGCTGGGCGGCGATATCAAGATTCTTGAGTTTGTCCGCTTTGAAAAGGGCGAAGGCCTTGAGAAGCGTGAGGATGATTTTGCCGCTGAAGTAGCCGGCATGAACAAGTAA
- a CDS encoding chemotaxis response regulator protein-glutamate methylesterase: MPSNPIKVLLVDDSVFFREMLKRGLSGYPDIQIGDSVGDVVAARDSILSNKPDAIVLDMEMPIMRGADFLKQFHPRYPEIPVVVISSQPANVFEALSAGAVDFVSKPASARDGSGEFVNELVGKIRIARSMNKKVTSPAVSSLFSKMNAPRVFKNPKAVIAIGASTGGTEAILAVLKDLPANTPGIVIVQHMPPVFTKMYAERLDKQCAMQVKEAVNGDRVKPGVALIAPGGEQHMRLMADSSGYFVRLSEGEKYSGHRPSVDVLFESTAKAAGPNAIGVILTGMGADGARHLLTMRSAGAHTIGQDQASCIVYGMPMAAYNLGGVKEQLPLGGIAPAILRQLTK; the protein is encoded by the coding sequence ATGCCGAGTAATCCCATTAAAGTTCTGCTTGTTGATGATTCGGTCTTTTTCCGTGAGATGCTGAAACGGGGCCTTAGCGGCTACCCTGACATTCAGATTGGTGATTCGGTTGGGGATGTAGTTGCCGCTCGGGATAGCATTCTCTCCAACAAACCGGATGCCATTGTTTTGGATATGGAAATGCCCATTATGCGGGGGGCTGATTTTCTCAAGCAGTTTCATCCCCGCTACCCTGAAATTCCGGTGGTGGTTATCAGCTCTCAGCCGGCAAATGTTTTTGAGGCACTGAGTGCAGGGGCCGTGGATTTTGTCTCTAAGCCTGCCAGCGCCCGGGATGGCTCGGGGGAATTTGTAAACGAGCTGGTAGGCAAAATACGCATCGCCCGCTCCATGAACAAAAAAGTAACCTCCCCTGCCGTTTCTTCCCTTTTTTCCAAGATGAATGCCCCGAGGGTTTTTAAAAACCCGAAAGCAGTCATCGCTATCGGGGCTTCCACTGGTGGAACCGAAGCCATATTGGCCGTTTTGAAGGATCTGCCCGCCAACACGCCGGGCATTGTCATTGTGCAGCATATGCCTCCTGTTTTCACAAAAATGTATGCGGAACGTTTGGATAAACAATGCGCCATGCAGGTAAAAGAGGCTGTCAACGGCGATCGGGTAAAACCGGGTGTTGCTCTTATCGCCCCGGGCGGTGAGCAGCACATGCGCCTGATGGCCGATTCCTCCGGTTATTTTGTGCGGCTTTCAGAAGGTGAAAAATACAGCGGCCACCGCCCCTCGGTGGATGTGCTGTTTGAATCCACAGCCAAGGCGGCCGGGCCAAATGCCATCGGGGTTATTCTCACCGGCATGGGCGCCGACGGAGCCCGGCATCTGCTGACCATGCGCAGCGCCGGTGCCCATACCATCGGGCAGGATCAGGCCTCCTGCATCGTTTATGGCATGCCTATGGCCGCCTACAATCTGGGCGGTGTAAAGGAGCAGCTTCCTCTTGGGGGGATTGCCCCCGCCATTCTCCGGCAGCTTACAAAATAG
- a CDS encoding chemotaxis protein CheW gives MTETYSGGAATAYAEAQEEDTLRNKYLVFVLDGLEYAVAVAHVVDIINILPVTRVPNCPDYVTGITNLRGKIIPIIDMRLRFGKEQSTYTERTCIIVVEYELFVVGLIIDEVSEVIVFEDSQIAAPPVYNDNAGSRFISGVGHNGDGVTLILDCERILSDATDSPVEELH, from the coding sequence ATGACTGAAACGTATTCCGGCGGTGCCGCCACCGCCTATGCAGAGGCTCAGGAAGAGGATACCCTTCGAAATAAATATCTGGTTTTTGTTCTGGATGGTTTGGAATATGCCGTAGCGGTTGCCCATGTGGTGGATATCATCAACATCCTGCCGGTTACCAGAGTTCCCAACTGCCCTGATTATGTCACCGGCATTACCAATCTTCGGGGCAAGATTATCCCGATTATTGATATGCGCCTTCGCTTTGGAAAAGAGCAGAGCACTTATACCGAGCGCACCTGCATCATTGTGGTGGAATACGAGCTGTTTGTGGTGGGCCTGATCATTGATGAGGTTTCTGAAGTAATTGTTTTTGAGGATTCTCAGATTGCCGCACCGCCTGTTTATAACGACAATGCAGGCAGCCGCTTTATTTCCGGTGTGGGCCACAACGGGGATGGCGTAACCTTGATTCTGGATTGCGAAAGAATCCTCAGCGATGCCACAGACAGCCCCGTGGAAGAGCTTCACTAA
- a CDS encoding protein-glutamate O-methyltransferase CheR → MIKLTDQEFITLVNFIKSNYGINLINKRVLLEGRLGNYLIERGILSYSDYLKLLENDTTGKEVGILLTRVTTNHTYFMREAEHFAYFKNTVLPQLESRITDRDLRLWCAASSTGEEPYTLAMILEDYFGASPGWNKQMLASDISSKVIELAQAGVYHADSLKELPASWKTKYFTKIDESSFQITPKLRKEVVFRLNNLMEPFRFKRPFHAIFCRNVMIYFDAPTKADLVNRMYDILVPGGYLFIGHTESVAKPTRFNYIMPSVYQKGV, encoded by the coding sequence ATGATAAAACTCACGGATCAGGAATTTATTACACTGGTTAATTTTATCAAAAGCAATTATGGAATCAATCTGATCAACAAGCGGGTGCTGCTGGAAGGCCGCCTGGGAAATTATCTCATTGAGCGTGGCATTCTCAGCTACTCCGATTATCTAAAGCTTCTTGAAAATGATACCACCGGCAAGGAGGTTGGCATTCTCCTGACCCGGGTTACCACAAATCACACTTACTTCATGCGGGAGGCTGAACATTTCGCATACTTTAAAAACACCGTTCTGCCCCAGCTGGAAAGCCGAATCACCGACCGGGATTTACGCCTTTGGTGCGCCGCCTCTTCCACCGGGGAGGAACCTTATACATTGGCTATGATTCTGGAGGATTACTTTGGAGCCAGCCCGGGCTGGAACAAGCAGATGCTGGCCTCGGATATCTCCAGCAAGGTCATTGAGCTGGCACAAGCCGGTGTTTACCATGCCGATTCTCTCAAGGAGCTGCCGGCTTCGTGGAAGACCAAGTATTTTACCAAAATAGACGAAAGCAGCTTTCAAATCACACCTAAGCTCCGTAAGGAAGTGGTTTTCCGCCTCAACAACTTAATGGAGCCTTTCCGCTTCAAACGGCCTTTTCATGCTATTTTCTGCCGCAATGTCATGATTTATTTCGATGCGCCCACCAAAGCCGATTTGGTGAATCGTATGTATGATATACTGGTTCCCGGGGGCTATCTGTTCATCGGCCATACAGAATCGGTAGCCAAACCAACACGGTTTAATTATATTATGCCGTCTGTTTATCAAAAGGGGGTATAG
- the rpsB gene encoding 30S ribosomal protein S2, with product MGVVSMKQLLEAGVHFGHQTRRWNPKMAPYIFTERNGIYIIDLQKTVRKLEEAYMFVRQLSEEGKQVLFVGTKKQAGDSIREEATRAGAHFVNARWLGGMLTNFNTIRTRIDRLAQLRTMEEDGTFERLPKKEVVKLNLEIEKLEKFLGGIKTMERLPGALFIVDPRKERIAVAEAKKLGIPIVAIVDTNCDPDEIDHVIPGNDDAIRAVKLISQVMANAIIEGRQGMDAPEEAAQNEQAAE from the coding sequence ATGGGCGTAGTATCTATGAAACAATTGTTGGAAGCAGGTGTTCATTTCGGACACCAAACCCGCCGCTGGAACCCCAAAATGGCTCCCTATATCTTCACCGAGCGTAACGGCATCTACATCATCGATTTGCAGAAGACTGTTCGCAAGCTGGAAGAAGCCTATATGTTTGTTCGCCAGCTTTCCGAAGAAGGCAAGCAGGTTCTGTTTGTAGGAACCAAAAAGCAGGCCGGTGATTCCATCCGTGAGGAAGCCACCCGTGCAGGCGCTCATTTTGTGAACGCAAGATGGCTGGGCGGTATGCTGACCAACTTTAACACCATTCGCACTCGTATCGATCGCCTTGCTCAGCTTCGCACCATGGAAGAGGACGGCACCTTTGAGCGCCTGCCCAAAAAAGAAGTGGTTAAGCTGAATCTGGAAATCGAAAAGCTGGAAAAATTCCTGGGCGGTATCAAAACCATGGAACGCCTGCCCGGCGCTTTGTTCATTGTTGACCCCCGCAAAGAGAGAATCGCTGTAGCCGAGGCCAAGAAGCTGGGTATTCCCATTGTGGCCATTGTTGATACCAACTGCGATCCCGATGAGATCGATCATGTCATCCCCGGCAATGACGACGCTATCCGCGCTGTCAAGCTGATCAGCCAGGTTATGGCCAATGCCATCATCGAAGGCCGTCAGGGTATGGATGCCCCCGAGGAAGCCGCCCAAAACGAGCAGGCTGCTGAATAA
- a CDS encoding C39 family peptidase, producing the protein MKKTVLLVLSLCAALILQSACAGGETAGPASAQGAETKQAEVFTDANKIPYGDKLELEGAAGVERSGDVKDSPYYKHPDFYNMKSSDTLTILEQFKTIQQATEWTCGPTSALMVLEWYGKRGEMNEMDLVALRQKDEPGATDLQQMINIFDGLGGWKVESTYDLADPETIPQDMIANYLKEGKPILLGWDDWGGHWQVIIGYDTMGTETTADDVLILADPYDTTDHNQDGYYLLSFERLYYNWSNRFDKDFDKNVFVVASPA; encoded by the coding sequence ATGAAAAAGACGGTTTTACTGGTTCTCTCACTTTGTGCGGCACTGATTTTGCAGAGTGCTTGTGCTGGAGGGGAAACGGCAGGGCCAGCTTCGGCGCAAGGGGCCGAAACCAAACAGGCAGAGGTTTTTACCGATGCCAACAAGATTCCTTATGGCGATAAGCTCGAATTGGAAGGCGCAGCCGGCGTCGAGCGCAGCGGCGATGTAAAAGATTCTCCCTATTATAAACACCCGGATTTTTATAACATGAAATCCAGCGACACCCTGACCATTCTGGAGCAGTTTAAAACCATCCAGCAGGCCACCGAATGGACCTGCGGGCCCACCTCGGCTTTGATGGTGTTGGAATGGTATGGCAAACGGGGAGAAATGAACGAGATGGATTTAGTCGCCCTGCGGCAAAAGGATGAGCCCGGCGCTACCGATTTGCAGCAAATGATAAATATTTTTGACGGACTCGGCGGTTGGAAGGTGGAGAGCACCTACGATCTGGCCGATCCTGAGACAATCCCCCAGGATATGATTGCGAACTACTTAAAGGAAGGAAAACCCATTCTGCTGGGCTGGGACGATTGGGGCGGGCACTGGCAGGTCATCATCGGCTATGACACCATGGGTACCGAAACCACTGCCGATGATGTGCTGATTCTGGCAGATCCCTATGATACCACCGACCACAACCAGGATGGCTATTATCTTCTTTCCTTTGAGCGGCTTTATTACAACTGGAGCAACCGCTTTGACAAAGACTTTGATAAGAATGTCTTTGTGGTGGCCTCCCCGGCATAG
- a CDS encoding iron ABC transporter permease, with the protein MKCWGSFSTAMRSKSPWLLVALAGAAMVLFAAASLCLGAAPLSLGELASVIAGARETPEARILLYVRLPRTVATVLAGMALAVAGLVIQVVLDNPLAGPNIIGVNSGAGLFVALCGVLFPYSSALVPAAAFLGAMLAVLLVYFLGRVTQASRMTIVLAGVAVSSILSAGIDLVVTFVPEALIGSNAFRMGGVAGVTLSRIFPAGWFILLALVAVVLLRNEMDVLALGEETARSLGMRVAPIRFGLLFLAAVLAGSAVSFSGLLGFVGLLVPHAARRIAGNENRYLIPFCALMGGAFLTFCDLLARLMFAPFELPVGLVLSVLGGPFFLWLLLRQKRRKNHA; encoded by the coding sequence ATGAAATGCTGGGGCAGCTTCTCTACGGCGATGCGCAGTAAAAGCCCTTGGCTGCTTGTGGCCCTTGCCGGAGCGGCCATGGTGCTGTTTGCCGCCGCCAGCCTATGCCTTGGTGCGGCACCCCTTTCCCTTGGGGAACTTGCGTCGGTGATAGCCGGTGCGAGAGAAACCCCGGAGGCACGGATTCTGCTCTATGTGCGCCTGCCCAGAACAGTCGCCACTGTTCTGGCGGGTATGGCGCTGGCTGTGGCGGGGCTTGTGATTCAGGTGGTGCTGGATAACCCGCTGGCCGGGCCGAACATTATTGGTGTCAATTCCGGGGCGGGGCTTTTTGTGGCTCTTTGCGGCGTGCTGTTCCCTTACAGCAGTGCGCTGGTCCCGGCTGCCGCCTTTTTGGGGGCTATGCTGGCTGTGCTTCTGGTGTATTTTCTAGGGCGGGTCACGCAGGCCTCCCGCATGACCATTGTGCTGGCGGGTGTGGCTGTGAGCAGCATCCTGAGCGCAGGCATCGATTTGGTGGTCACCTTTGTTCCTGAGGCGCTGATTGGGAGCAATGCCTTCCGTATGGGCGGTGTGGCCGGGGTTACGCTGAGCCGCATTTTCCCGGCGGGCTGGTTTATTCTGCTAGCCCTTGTTGCAGTTGTGCTTCTGCGCAATGAAATGGATGTGCTGGCTTTGGGGGAGGAAACCGCCCGGAGCCTTGGAATGCGGGTGGCCCCCATTCGGTTTGGACTGCTGTTTCTGGCGGCTGTATTGGCCGGGTCGGCGGTAAGCTTCAGCGGACTTTTGGGGTTTGTAGGGCTGCTGGTACCCCACGCCGCCCGCCGGATTGCAGGCAATGAAAACCGGTATCTGATCCCCTTTTGCGCTCTGATGGGGGGAGCCTTCCTTACCTTTTGTGACCTGCTGGCCCGTCTGATGTTTGCTCCCTTTGAGCTGCCGGTGGGGCTGGTGCTTTCGGTGCTGGGCGGGCCGTTTTTCTTATGGCTGCTGCTGCGGCAGAAGAGGAGGAAAAACCATGCTTGA
- a CDS encoding chemotaxis protein CheA, which yields MSDMRSNDSMLEMFLFEMSSLLEQLDEILLNSEKSQQLSTDDVNEIFRIMHTIKGSSAMMEFSIIATVTHRLEDTFYYIRENGIDHALFTHLFDLMLDASDFLRSQLEAIQNGNALAEGNDELIARVESFMNELRGEAPAQPAAAPQAPVPDLFADVPAATPAQPDSPPKYHLHVLFEEDCGMENLRAFMLVNALAQRGSILCTEPSDIERNPASANVILASGFEIVMATDMPQAVLEQMVSQFVHVASVEISPMSAESFQCHMNAQSAKEGGSLYHVEVLFEDDCGMENLRAFMLVNSLRSNSRVLSFNPPDIESNPGTATVIMQNGFSLELESLLDQADLQAAVQKALHVKSARVTLISPAKTAVAAQPAATQAEAPKPASSTPVPAKAAVSAPAAPAWEAPAANHTNKPVKQNLITVNLEKLDALMDIMSELVITESMVTRSPDLNGLALDNFNKSARQLRKLTDELQDMVMSIRMIPISATFQKMQRIVRDMSRSLGKDVNLTTMGEETDIDKTIIDGVADPIMHLVRNCMDHGIETPEERVAAGKNAKGNITLSAQNTGGEILITVSDDGKGLDTEKLLKKAKSAGLLTKPEKEYTEREIFNMLTLPGFSTKEQVTEYSGRGVGMDVVKKNVEKIGGHLTIESKKGYGTTVFLKIPLTLAIVDGMDITVGDGIYTLQITSINESFKAKKEQVIHDTSGNEMIMLRNNVYPIIRLNELYSVPDAITDIEEGLLIWVSDSDKSVCLFVDKLIGEQQIVVKPLPVYLNRYEVKSRGIAGCTILGDGSISLILDVGNIIDTVMEKR from the coding sequence ATGAGTGATATGAGATCAAACGATTCTATGCTGGAAATGTTTCTTTTTGAGATGTCTTCCCTGCTGGAGCAGTTGGATGAAATTCTGCTCAACAGCGAGAAGAGCCAGCAGCTTTCCACCGATGATGTCAATGAGATTTTCCGGATCATGCACACCATCAAGGGTTCCTCCGCCATGATGGAATTTTCCATTATCGCCACTGTAACCCACCGATTGGAAGATACCTTTTATTATATCCGGGAAAACGGCATTGATCACGCGCTGTTCACCCATTTGTTTGATCTTATGCTGGATGCTTCCGATTTTCTGCGCAGTCAGCTGGAGGCCATTCAGAATGGCAACGCTTTGGCCGAGGGCAACGATGAACTGATTGCCCGGGTGGAATCCTTTATGAATGAATTGCGTGGTGAGGCCCCTGCCCAACCGGCCGCCGCACCCCAGGCACCGGTTCCTGACCTGTTTGCCGATGTTCCGGCAGCCACACCGGCCCAGCCGGATTCTCCCCCCAAATATCATCTGCATGTACTGTTTGAAGAAGACTGCGGGATGGAAAACCTTCGTGCCTTTATGCTGGTCAATGCATTGGCACAGCGGGGCTCCATTCTGTGCACCGAGCCTTCTGATATCGAACGCAATCCCGCCAGCGCCAATGTGATTCTGGCCTCTGGCTTCGAAATTGTTATGGCCACCGATATGCCGCAGGCAGTGCTGGAGCAGATGGTATCCCAGTTTGTACATGTGGCTTCGGTTGAGATTTCACCCATGTCTGCGGAATCCTTCCAGTGTCATATGAACGCCCAGTCTGCCAAGGAAGGCGGCTCCCTCTATCACGTGGAGGTTCTCTTTGAAGATGACTGCGGAATGGAAAATCTTCGGGCCTTTATGCTGGTGAACTCCCTGCGCAGCAACAGCCGGGTCCTGAGCTTTAACCCCCCTGATATTGAATCCAACCCCGGCACCGCTACTGTTATCATGCAGAACGGCTTTAGCCTTGAGCTGGAAAGCCTGTTGGATCAGGCCGATCTTCAGGCCGCAGTTCAAAAAGCCCTGCATGTCAAGAGCGCCCGGGTCACGCTGATCTCCCCCGCCAAGACAGCTGTGGCCGCTCAACCGGCCGCCACCCAAGCGGAAGCCCCCAAACCGGCTTCCAGCACACCGGTACCTGCCAAGGCTGCCGTTTCGGCTCCCGCCGCCCCTGCTTGGGAGGCTCCTGCCGCCAATCACACCAACAAACCTGTTAAGCAGAATCTGATCACGGTGAATCTGGAAAAGCTGGATGCTTTGATGGATATTATGAGTGAGCTGGTGATCACCGAATCCATGGTTACCCGCAGCCCCGATCTGAACGGTCTGGCCTTGGATAACTTCAATAAATCCGCCCGCCAGCTCCGCAAGCTGACCGATGAACTGCAGGATATGGTGATGTCCATCCGTATGATTCCCATTTCCGCCACCTTCCAGAAAATGCAGCGCATTGTCCGGGATATGAGCCGTTCACTGGGCAAGGATGTCAATTTGACTACCATGGGTGAGGAAACGGACATTGATAAAACCATCATCGATGGTGTTGCAGACCCCATTATGCATCTGGTGCGCAACTGCATGGATCACGGTATTGAAACCCCTGAGGAGCGTGTTGCCGCAGGCAAAAACGCCAAGGGCAACATCACCCTTTCCGCCCAAAACACCGGCGGCGAAATCCTCATCACCGTTTCGGACGACGGCAAGGGACTGGATACCGAAAAGCTGCTGAAAAAAGCCAAATCCGCCGGTCTGCTCACCAAGCCTGAGAAAGAATACACCGAGCGGGAAATTTTCAATATGCTGACTCTCCCGGGCTTTTCCACCAAGGAGCAGGTTACTGAATACTCCGGCCGCGGCGTAGGCATGGATGTGGTCAAAAAGAACGTGGAAAAAATCGGCGGCCATCTGACCATTGAGAGCAAAAAGGGTTATGGCACCACCGTTTTCTTAAAAATCCCGCTGACCTTGGCCATTGTGGATGGCATGGATATCACCGTGGGTGATGGAATCTACACGCTGCAGATTACCTCCATCAACGAATCCTTCAAGGCCAAAAAGGAGCAGGTGATTCACGATACCAGCGGCAATGAAATGATTATGCTGCGCAACAACGTGTATCCCATTATTCGCCTCAATGAGCTTTACAGCGTGCCGGATGCCATTACCGACATTGAAGAGGGCCTGCTGATCTGGGTTTCCGATTCAGATAAATCAGTCTGCCTGTTTGTGGATAAACTCATTGGCGAGCAGCAGATTGTTGTCAAGCCTCTGCCGGTTTATCTCAATCGGTACGAAGTCAAGAGCCGGGGAATCGCTGGGTGCACCATATTGGGTGACGGCAGCATCAGCCTGATTCTGGATGTAGGCAATATCATCGACACTGTCATGGAAAAGAGGTAA
- a CDS encoding ABC transporter substrate-binding protein: MKTTSVKILIGVMITALLFTGCLPQGHSQSLPTDESAPMEQAAASQQAAPAEEIRFTDALGREVKLEGTPKKAAAVMGSFAQVWLLAGGELAAVTRDVFQEGILPETAEVIDLGTMKAPSVETMLAQGIDFVILSAKLEEHVALREQLEQAGIPSAYFAVEVFEDYLDMLKICTQITGKPELYEENGTAVQAQIDAAKTMQEGKEPPTVLFIRAFSTGAKAKGSDNMTGAMLRDMGCINIADREGSLLEDLSMEVIIREDPDFIFVVTMGESSEKAIQSLEQSVMSNPAWSQLSAVKNGRYVVLPKELFHLKPNNRWGESYEMLGQLLYGDAQ; the protein is encoded by the coding sequence ATGAAAACCACAAGCGTTAAAATTTTGATCGGGGTCATGATTACGGCCCTTTTATTCACCGGCTGCCTTCCACAGGGGCACAGCCAATCACTCCCCACAGATGAATCTGCTCCCATGGAGCAGGCGGCTGCTTCCCAGCAGGCGGCTCCGGCAGAGGAAATCCGCTTTACCGATGCTCTTGGCCGTGAGGTGAAGCTGGAGGGTACCCCAAAAAAGGCGGCAGCAGTGATGGGCAGCTTTGCCCAGGTATGGCTCCTTGCCGGCGGTGAATTGGCGGCTGTGACAAGGGATGTCTTTCAAGAGGGTATTCTGCCGGAAACCGCAGAAGTCATTGACCTGGGTACCATGAAAGCCCCCAGCGTGGAAACCATGCTGGCACAGGGAATTGATTTTGTTATTCTTTCCGCCAAGCTGGAGGAGCATGTTGCCCTTCGGGAGCAGCTGGAGCAGGCTGGGATTCCCAGCGCCTACTTTGCGGTGGAAGTATTTGAGGATTATCTGGATATGCTGAAAATATGCACCCAGATTACCGGAAAGCCGGAGCTTTATGAAGAAAATGGAACCGCTGTGCAGGCCCAGATTGATGCGGCCAAGACTATGCAGGAGGGGAAGGAACCTCCCACTGTGCTGTTTATCCGTGCTTTTTCCACCGGGGCCAAGGCCAAAGGCAGCGACAATATGACCGGCGCCATGCTCCGGGACATGGGCTGTATCAACATTGCCGACCGGGAGGGCAGCTTGCTGGAGGATTTGAGCATGGAGGTCATTATCCGGGAGGACCCGGACTTTATCTTTGTGGTCACCATGGGCGAGTCCAGTGAAAAGGCCATACAGTCGCTGGAGCAGAGTGTTATGTCCAACCCGGCATGGAGCCAGCTTTCCGCTGTGAAAAATGGGCGGTATGTGGTGCTTCCCAAGGAGCTGTTTCATCTAAAACCAAACAATCGTTGGGGGGAAAGCTATGAAATGCTGGGGCAGCTTCTCTACGGCGATGCGCAGTAA
- a CDS encoding ABC transporter ATP-binding protein: MLELEGITGGYRGETKIGPLSITLPKGQITALVGPNGCGKSTLMKIAAGLMPPYTGRVLLEGADISGMKPTHLARRVAYMAQGRNIPGILVKNLVLHGRFPYLGYPRHYRREDTEAAAAAMEQMKIGHLAGRSMAELSGGERQKAYIAMLLAQGGELLFMDEPTTYLDINHQLEVMSVISRLKAMGKTPVLILHDLNLAMRWADRLAVMQAGKIRFAGTPQEAFASGILEQVFCVRSGCYQTETDGTQYYFS, from the coding sequence ATGCTTGAGCTTGAGGGCATTACAGGAGGCTATCGGGGCGAGACCAAGATTGGCCCCCTTTCCATCACCTTGCCCAAGGGGCAGATCACAGCGCTGGTGGGCCCCAACGGCTGCGGCAAAAGCACCCTGATGAAAATCGCCGCCGGGCTGATGCCCCCCTATACCGGGCGTGTTTTGCTGGAAGGGGCGGATATTTCCGGGATGAAGCCCACCCATCTGGCAAGGCGGGTGGCCTATATGGCCCAAGGGCGGAACATTCCGGGCATACTGGTGAAAAATCTGGTGCTCCATGGACGTTTTCCTTATCTCGGATATCCCCGGCATTACCGCCGGGAGGATACAGAGGCTGCTGCGGCCGCCATGGAGCAGATGAAGATTGGCCATTTGGCCGGGCGCAGTATGGCCGAGCTTTCTGGCGGCGAGCGGCAAAAGGCTTATATTGCTATGCTGCTGGCTCAGGGCGGGGAGCTCCTGTTTATGGACGAGCCCACCACCTACCTGGATATCAACCATCAGCTGGAGGTTATGTCGGTGATTTCCCGGCTTAAGGCGATGGGAAAAACGCCTGTGCTGATTTTGCATGATCTGAATTTAGCCATGCGCTGGGCCGATCGGCTTGCCGTGATGCAGGCGGGCAAAATCCGGTTTGCCGGTACCCCTCAGGAGGCGTTTGCATCCGGCATTTTGGAGCAGGTGTTTTGTGTTCGCTCCGGATGTTACCAGACTGAAACCGATGGCACTCAGTATTATTTTTCCTGA